Proteins encoded together in one Myxocyprinus asiaticus isolate MX2 ecotype Aquarium Trade chromosome 9, UBuf_Myxa_2, whole genome shotgun sequence window:
- the LOC127446594 gene encoding zinc finger protein 648-like codes for MAMSMAKMNDHLNSAVFTDNVYISKRSIRKILSRKRQYVPVKCNNTDHDTMKASLNPPRVEETNASTSCDERETIKTSIEKKMVSLHLKTQAKSYFSERCSEQSSGEERGVNEADRLGSDPYSLLEVASISKMKVKQEVDITKPCALAVSPKEQHGTAGDKCEVEEDEKDGPNPPQKKGQFVFAAMKKRGMEGDMENRPYKCTYCNWAFKKYSNLLSHIDTHRGLKPHVCDMCGKAYSHQGTLQQHKRLHTGERPYQCPFCVKSYIWSSDFRKHIRTHTGEKPYTCEECGKDFVRSSDLRKHERNMHTNNKPFLCKQCGKTFNKPLSLLRHERTHLGERPFICPECGKAFAVASRMTEHRKIHSGVRPYTCPVCFKAFTKSSNLSEHLTVHSGVRPHKCSECGVAFAMVSRLVRHQRIHATVQPYHCQGCDMSFSHLEMLTEHIQGHADTEICIT; via the coding sequence ATGGCTATGTCAATGGCTAAAATGAATGACCATTTGAATTCAGCAGTGTTTACAGATAATGTCTACATATCAAAAAGAAGCATTAGAAAGATTCTCAGCCGTAAAAGGCAGTATGTGCCTGTTAAGTGTAACAACACTGACCACGACACCATGAAAGCCAGCCTAAATCCACCCCGTGTTGAGGAGACCAATGCTTCAACCAGCTGTGATGAAAGAGAAACAATAAAAACAAGTATTGAGAAAAAGATGGTCTCCCTCCATCTTAAGACTCAAGCGAAATCCTATTTCTCTGAGAGATGTTCTGAGCAGTCTTCTGGGGAGGAGAGAGGAGTGAATGAAGCTGATAGGCTTGGATCTGACCCATATTCTCTACTGGAAGTGGCCAGCATCTCcaaaatgaaagtgaaacagGAGGTGGACATCACTAAGCCATGTGCACTGGCAGTGTCTCCAAAGGAGCAGCATGGAACAGCGGGAGACAAATGCGAGGTGGAGGAAGATGAAAAGGACGGACCAAACCCTCCACAGAAAAAAGGTCAGTTTGTGTTTGCTGCAATGAAGAAACGAGGAATGGAGGGAGACATGGAAAACCGCCCATACAAGTGCACTTATTGCAATTGGGCTTTCAAAAAGTACAGTAACCTGTTGAGCCACATTGACACTCACCGTGGccttaagcctcatgtttgcgaCATGTGTGGGAAGGCCTACTCGCACCAGGGTACTCTTCAGCAGCACAAACGACTGCACACAGGTGAAAGACCATACCAATGCCCTTTCTGTGTGAAAAGCTATATCTGGTCCTCTGACTTCCGCAAACATATCCgaacacacacaggagagaaGCCCTACACCTGTGAGGAGTGCGGCAAGGACTTTGTGCGCTCCTCCGACCTGCGTAAGCACGAGCgcaacatgcacacaaacaacaAGCCATTCCTCTGCAAGCAGTGCGGCAAAACCTTCAACAAACCCCTGTCTCTTCTTCGCCATGAGCGCACTCATTTGGGCGAGAGGCCCTTCATTTGCCCAGAGTGTGGGAAGGCGTTCGCTGTGGCCAGCCGCATGACAGAGCACAGGAAAATCCACAGTGGTGTGCGTCCCTACACCTGCCCAGTTTGCTTCAAAGCATTCACCAAGTCCTCCAACCTATCCGAACATCTCACAGTTCACAGTGGAGTGCGGCCACACAAGTGCTCAGAGTGTGGGGTGGCGTTTGCCATGGTTTCCCGTCTGGTGCGCCACCAGCGTATTCATGCAACTGTGCAACCTTATCACTGCCAGGGCTGCGACATGTCATTTAGCCACCTTGAAATGCTAACAGAACACATTCAGGGTCATGCTGACACTGAGATTTGCATTACCtaa